One genomic region from Pseudanabaena sp. FACHB-2040 encodes:
- a CDS encoding GAF domain-containing hybrid sensor histidine kinase/response regulator: protein MNLSTRNKIAAGLTTALLLLIAMAGASCWNLATSPQILMLVVAASSVSAVLVIIRDVTNRKQIETTLRESETVIRELYEVTIAQSLSAEERFQQLLGIGCRHFGLDFGVLAHIEDNRYEVISVQTPDNSIAPNDVFDVKQTYCVETLKSSEPVDIVHANQSAWCFHPCYAALQIESYIGSRLWVNGKIYGTLCFYSRTPRRAPFKAFDRELLRLMAQWCGGEIERQQVNLALQQQLHQAFDQNIALEQARREAETANRAKSAFLAMMSHEIRTPMNGVVGMTELLLDTPLTAQQQDFVETICNSSEALLTIINDILDFSKIESGKLELEAQPLNLGRCVKEAIDLLAPQAAAKGLELAYLVEGYIPNTVVGDVTRLRQILVNLLNNAVKFTQSGEVVVTATAQQLKTEAVANRSRLGTEAEGLYEIQFAVRDTGIGIPSDRHDQLFKAFSQVNVSVTREYGGTGLGLAISSRLSELMGGHMWMESQADQGSTFYFTFVARAIADATSCPPERAAQIPVLAQTLPLKILLAEDHIVNQKMLLLLLLRMGYHADLATNGLEVLTALHHQPYDVVLMDVQMPKMDGLTAAQHICQGWSAETRPRIIAITANAMQGDREQCLAAGMDDYISKPIRREELIAALRRCSPLNIAASERSAIASTSDLASSPEVEATEKGVLDPESLDQLRHLAGDSAPEFLVEAIDCYLDEAPKLLQAIRSSSVAQDTATFRRSAHTLKSGSATVGATVLAQLCEQLEHRSQGQPLAAENDLSRLEGEYAKVQSALHKVRQEALMLLVSTRAELVSQG, encoded by the coding sequence ATGAACCTCTCTACCAGGAACAAGATAGCAGCGGGTCTAACCACAGCGTTGCTGCTCCTAATTGCTATGGCGGGGGCATCCTGCTGGAACCTTGCAACTAGCCCTCAAATCCTGATGCTAGTTGTTGCGGCTAGCAGCGTATCTGCAGTTCTGGTAATCATTCGAGATGTCACCAATCGTAAGCAAATTGAGACCACACTACGAGAAAGTGAAACTGTCATTCGAGAGCTGTATGAGGTCACAATTGCTCAGTCTCTTAGCGCTGAAGAGCGTTTCCAGCAGCTCTTAGGCATAGGCTGCCGTCATTTTGGTCTTGACTTTGGAGTTTTGGCTCACATTGAGGACAATCGTTATGAAGTTATCAGCGTTCAAACGCCTGACAATTCGATTGCTCCTAATGATGTTTTTGATGTCAAGCAAACGTATTGCGTAGAAACCTTAAAATCTTCAGAGCCTGTTGACATCGTTCATGCTAATCAATCAGCGTGGTGCTTTCATCCCTGTTATGCTGCCCTGCAAATAGAGAGCTATATCGGCAGCCGTCTTTGGGTGAATGGAAAAATCTACGGGACGCTTTGTTTTTACAGTCGAACTCCCCGCCGGGCTCCTTTCAAAGCTTTTGATCGAGAACTGCTCAGGCTCATGGCGCAGTGGTGTGGCGGCGAAATTGAACGGCAGCAGGTGAATCTTGCGCTTCAGCAACAGCTTCATCAGGCGTTTGACCAGAATATTGCGCTTGAGCAAGCGAGACGAGAGGCCGAAACCGCCAATCGGGCTAAAAGCGCCTTTTTAGCAATGATGAGCCATGAGATTCGTACCCCGATGAATGGCGTAGTGGGTATGACAGAGCTGTTGTTAGATACCCCTTTAACAGCACAGCAGCAAGATTTTGTAGAAACTATTTGCAACAGCAGCGAAGCACTGCTAACTATCATCAATGATATTCTCGATTTCTCAAAAATTGAATCTGGCAAACTGGAGCTAGAAGCACAGCCGCTTAATTTAGGGAGATGTGTGAAAGAGGCGATTGATTTGTTGGCTCCTCAAGCGGCTGCCAAAGGGCTAGAGTTAGCCTATCTTGTTGAGGGGTATATACCTAACACCGTTGTTGGGGATGTGACTCGTCTTCGCCAAATTTTAGTCAATCTCCTGAACAACGCAGTCAAGTTTACTCAGTCTGGAGAAGTTGTTGTAACGGCGACAGCGCAGCAGCTAAAGACTGAAGCGGTTGCGAATCGATCAAGGCTAGGCACAGAAGCTGAAGGACTTTACGAAATTCAGTTTGCGGTACGAGACACCGGAATTGGCATTCCGAGCGATCGCCATGACCAGCTATTTAAAGCATTTAGCCAGGTTAATGTGTCAGTCACGCGGGAGTATGGAGGAACAGGATTAGGATTGGCTATCAGCAGCCGATTAAGTGAGCTGATGGGGGGGCACATGTGGATGGAAAGTCAAGCAGACCAGGGGTCTACCTTTTATTTCACTTTCGTTGCGCGTGCTATTGCTGACGCTACGAGTTGCCCACCTGAGCGAGCAGCGCAAATACCTGTTTTAGCCCAAACTCTGCCGCTTAAAATCCTGCTGGCAGAAGACCATATCGTCAACCAAAAAATGCTGCTGCTGTTGCTGCTGAGGATGGGCTACCACGCGGATTTAGCAACAAATGGGTTAGAAGTGCTAACAGCGCTGCACCATCAGCCTTATGATGTTGTGCTGATGGATGTACAAATGCCCAAAATGGATGGATTAACTGCGGCTCAGCACATCTGTCAGGGGTGGAGCGCAGAAACCCGGCCCCGCATTATTGCGATCACTGCCAATGCAATGCAGGGCGATCGCGAACAGTGTTTGGCAGCCGGGATGGATGACTACATCAGCAAACCCATTCGTAGAGAAGAGCTGATAGCTGCCCTCAGGCGTTGTTCTCCACTGAATATTGCTGCCTCAGAAAGGTCTGCTATTGCTTCAACTTCAGATCTCGCTTCCAGCCCTGAAGTTGAAGCAACGGAAAAAGGTGTTTTAGACCCGGAGTCGTTGGATCAGCTCCGGCACTTGGCGGGTGACTCTGCACCCGAGTTTCTTGTAGAAGCAATCGACTGTTATTTAGATGAGGCACCAAAGCTGTTGCAGGCAATTCGGTCTTCATCTGTTGCTCAAGACACTGCTACCTTTCGGCGGTCGGCCCATACGCTTAAATCAGGAAGCGCGACGGTAGGTGCAACTGTGCTGGCTCAGCTGTGCGAGCAGCTTGAGCATAGGTCACAAGGGCAGCCACTCGCAGCAGAGAATGACCTTTCACGGCTTGAAGGCGAGTATGCCAAAGTGCAGTCTGCTCTGCACAAGGTACGTCAAGAGGCCCTGATGCTTTTGGTAAGCACTAGGGCCGAGCTAGTAAGTCAAGGCTGA
- a CDS encoding response regulator: protein MGAGLKADALSDLNSVIESLYLEDEEINATVQQLDNLAVFHQTLSHQGARYRQDLQKTEQQIFWLLGFRPKESVNQGTILIVDDSQLNVHLLSTALSKHGYTTCHVSGGRLALSEAESLEPDLILLDIMMPEMDGYEVCERLKANPATRDIPLLFVSTINLVLDKVKAFSLGGVDYITKPFQLEEVLARIDHQIKLRNLQKRLEEQNVRLQHEIKERKKAETQFRSLFENAVDGIFQTTVNGQYINANSALAQIYGYESPEVLIAAINNIAQHPYVEPLRREQLMAELRQHQVVREFESQIYRKDGSILWISETIRVVQEADGNLLYFEGTVRSLTK from the coding sequence ATGGGAGCCGGGCTTAAAGCAGATGCATTAAGCGATCTAAATTCGGTGATCGAAAGTTTGTATTTAGAGGATGAGGAAATCAATGCAACGGTTCAGCAACTTGACAACCTTGCAGTATTTCACCAAACTCTGAGCCACCAGGGAGCCCGATACCGCCAAGACTTGCAGAAAACAGAGCAGCAAATTTTTTGGCTGCTTGGATTTAGGCCAAAGGAGTCAGTCAACCAGGGGACAATCTTAATTGTGGATGACTCTCAGCTTAACGTCCATCTATTGTCTACCGCTTTAAGCAAGCATGGATATACAACTTGTCATGTTAGTGGCGGTAGGCTGGCTTTAAGCGAAGCAGAGTCTTTAGAACCAGATCTAATCTTACTAGATATTATGATGCCGGAAATGGATGGCTATGAGGTGTGCGAACGGCTCAAGGCTAACCCCGCCACCCGTGATATCCCATTGCTATTTGTCAGCACGATCAATCTTGTTTTGGATAAAGTCAAGGCTTTTAGTCTTGGGGGTGTAGATTACATTACTAAGCCATTTCAACTGGAAGAGGTCTTGGCTCGGATTGACCATCAGATCAAGCTTCGAAATCTGCAGAAGCGATTGGAGGAGCAAAACGTTCGATTGCAACACGAGATTAAAGAACGCAAGAAAGCAGAAACTCAATTTCGCAGCCTATTTGAAAACGCTGTTGATGGCATCTTTCAAACAACAGTGAACGGACAGTATATCAATGCTAACTCAGCGCTTGCCCAGATCTACGGCTATGAATCGCCGGAAGTGCTGATAGCAGCGATCAACAATATTGCTCAGCACCCCTATGTGGAGCCATTGCGACGAGAACAGCTCATGGCTGAACTGCGTCAACATCAGGTGGTTCGAGAGTTTGAATCTCAGATCTATCGAAAAGACGGCAGCATCCTTTGGATCTCAGAAACCATTCGCGTCGTTCAAGAAGCCGACGGCAACTTACTCTACTTTGAGGGAACGGTGCGAAGCCTGACCAAATGA
- a CDS encoding type 1 glutamine amidotransferase domain-containing protein codes for MTEQLSNKRVAILATDGVEQVELTQPKQALEEAGAQTAIIAPKSGTIQGWNHYDKGDEIPVDLTLDSANPEDYDALILPGGTVNPDQLRTQEKAVQFVKAFFQAGKPVAAICHGPWTLVEADVVRGRTMTSWPSLKTDLQNAGANWVDQEVVVDRGLVTSRNPQDIPAFNKKVIEEIAEGRHAEQRLSA; via the coding sequence ATGACCGAACAACTAAGTAATAAAAGGGTCGCCATCTTAGCAACCGACGGAGTTGAACAGGTAGAATTGACCCAGCCCAAACAGGCCCTGGAAGAAGCCGGAGCCCAAACTGCGATCATCGCGCCTAAGAGTGGCACCATTCAAGGCTGGAACCACTACGACAAGGGCGATGAAATCCCCGTAGATCTCACCCTCGACAGCGCTAATCCTGAGGATTACGACGCGCTAATTCTTCCAGGAGGAACGGTTAACCCAGACCAGCTACGAACCCAGGAAAAGGCTGTTCAGTTTGTGAAGGCTTTCTTCCAAGCCGGTAAGCCGGTTGCAGCCATCTGTCACGGTCCTTGGACACTGGTTGAAGCCGATGTTGTCAGGGGCCGCACTATGACCTCCTGGCCCTCTCTAAAAACAGATTTGCAAAATGCTGGCGCGAACTGGGTAGATCAGGAAGTCGTGGTTGACCGGGGCCTGGTTACCAGCCGCAACCCTCAAGATATCCCTGCCTTCAACAAAAAAGTCATTGAGGAAATTGCAGAGGGACGTCATGCAGAGCAGCGTCTCTCCGCTTAA
- a CDS encoding cytochrome P460 family protein produces MRQKGFTLLALFIASVTLAIALTQGLNSSEYGLLPVETPSTDVDLPADVRASGSDFVSEERYGRQWVHYGTVTRSDRSFREMFIAAENASQVKAGQPLPEGTLILMETWHAPESLGTVFIKQKRGGTWEYGSFSPAQPSYQVSLQNSCHSCHAPFPETDFTLTKPLLEAALQRQQVQVAYCDRAGRSPCTPESYLPGASQ; encoded by the coding sequence ATGCGGCAAAAAGGATTTACGCTGCTGGCGCTTTTCATCGCCTCAGTCACCCTGGCTATAGCGCTGACCCAAGGGCTAAACTCTTCGGAGTACGGCCTGCTACCGGTGGAAACGCCTTCTACAGACGTTGACTTGCCTGCTGACGTGAGGGCTAGCGGCAGCGATTTTGTCAGTGAAGAACGCTACGGTCGGCAGTGGGTTCACTACGGCACGGTGACCCGGAGCGATCGCAGTTTTCGAGAAATGTTCATCGCTGCTGAAAATGCCAGCCAGGTGAAAGCCGGGCAACCGCTGCCAGAGGGTACGCTAATTCTGATGGAAACCTGGCATGCGCCAGAGTCTCTCGGCACCGTCTTTATCAAGCAGAAACGGGGTGGAACTTGGGAGTACGGCTCTTTCAGCCCGGCTCAGCCAAGTTACCAGGTGAGCCTTCAAAATAGCTGTCACAGTTGCCACGCGCCCTTTCCCGAAACCGACTTTACCCTGACCAAGCCACTGCTCGAAGCAGCACTGCAGCGCCAGCAGGTGCAGGTTGCGTATTGCGATCGCGCAGGACGTAGCCCTTGCACCCCAGAATCTTACCTGCCTGGTGCTAGTCAATAG
- a CDS encoding lactonase family protein: MMYQRLFVLGLLAATVVPAVAVAQTPDRAAPFDFRGRYLISVSDADMLASAYIDGSLGPREGRDALSVIPLGGHVRDLQAYETEASNSVAGPPVVLDTTPDGRYVFVVETFAQRPEGNWEDQTFADLQHGNRIKVFDLADPAQPTLVQTLTIAERPDSVSVNADGSLVAVAINPQGDGTETPLALIPFNNGRLGQPIYPPVSTLPREQRLIHAEWHPTQNVLALVNETAAEVSFVQVAPQSGSFELQPWGNTVKIEKAPYMARFTPDGRHVIVNNLFWGPDVEGTWSEAPRGSVVSIRLAAGTQADGSPRHALVSRAMTGVSPEGLAVSPNGQYVVTTNLERSYLPYGDERITWFASISLFTLEPQTGQLNHVADYPFDGILPEAAAFDASSQYLAVVNYDHFDDRVEGGSIDFWRIAADPLNPQPQLVPTRYSIPVTRGAHSMVLVP, encoded by the coding sequence ATGATGTATCAACGTCTGTTCGTCCTTGGTTTGTTGGCAGCCACAGTCGTGCCTGCAGTCGCAGTTGCTCAGACGCCGGATCGGGCAGCCCCCTTTGACTTTCGAGGCCGCTACCTGATTTCGGTATCCGATGCCGATATGCTTGCATCGGCTTACATAGATGGCAGTCTTGGCCCACGAGAAGGACGAGATGCCCTCAGCGTGATTCCTCTAGGAGGTCATGTCAGAGATTTGCAAGCCTATGAAACGGAGGCGAGCAACTCCGTCGCAGGCCCGCCTGTGGTGTTGGATACCACGCCTGACGGACGGTATGTATTTGTCGTTGAAACCTTTGCCCAGCGTCCAGAGGGAAACTGGGAAGACCAAACCTTCGCCGACCTGCAGCATGGTAATCGCATCAAAGTGTTTGATCTGGCTGACCCGGCTCAGCCTACCCTAGTGCAGACGTTAACCATTGCCGAGCGTCCCGACTCAGTCAGCGTCAATGCAGATGGTTCGCTGGTAGCCGTTGCCATCAATCCCCAAGGCGATGGTACAGAAACGCCTCTTGCTCTAATTCCTTTCAACAATGGCAGGTTAGGCCAGCCTATTTATCCTCCGGTATCTACCTTGCCAAGGGAACAACGGCTAATTCATGCCGAATGGCACCCTACCCAAAACGTGCTGGCACTGGTCAACGAAACCGCCGCAGAAGTCTCATTCGTGCAGGTCGCTCCTCAGAGCGGCAGCTTTGAGCTTCAGCCCTGGGGCAATACCGTGAAGATTGAAAAGGCTCCCTACATGGCCCGGTTTACCCCTGACGGTCGGCATGTGATTGTCAATAATCTCTTCTGGGGACCCGATGTAGAAGGTACCTGGTCTGAAGCACCGCGCGGCAGTGTTGTCAGCATTCGACTGGCTGCTGGCACTCAGGCAGATGGTTCGCCTCGTCATGCGCTGGTGTCGCGTGCCATGACTGGCGTCAGCCCCGAGGGGTTAGCAGTAAGTCCTAACGGCCAATACGTGGTCACTACGAACTTAGAGCGCAGCTACCTTCCCTACGGTGATGAGCGTATCACCTGGTTTGCGTCCATCAGCCTTTTCACCCTAGAGCCGCAAACCGGGCAGTTGAACCATGTTGCAGACTATCCCTTTGACGGCATTTTGCCCGAAGCTGCTGCCTTTGATGCCTCCAGCCAGTACCTTGCAGTGGTGAACTACGACCACTTTGATGATCGCGTGGAGGGTGGCTCAATTGACTTCTGGCGTATTGCCGCCGACCCGCTCAATCCGCAGCCGCAGCTAGTGCCAACACGCTACTCAATTCCGGTAACACGAGGCGCACATTCGATGGTGTTGGTGCCTTAG
- a CDS encoding TetR/AcrR family transcriptional regulator, producing MGLARYRAEVSRQKQEAILKAALNAFLELGYDRTTIDYVAQQAEVSTATLYKHFPSKADLFGGIMAQVWRTDQISARPISTDLPSRDALTAIGQEYAQLLMSPTIQALFRVIIAEAPRFPELGTELYYRGKEPFLKRLNVYLEAQNEAGQLAVGEVAIATRQFLGMINDIIFWPRFLIMDLQVSEQEVETVIENAVETFLARYGVVQ from the coding sequence ATGGGACTTGCCCGCTACCGAGCTGAAGTCAGCCGCCAAAAGCAAGAAGCCATCCTCAAGGCAGCGCTAAATGCCTTTTTAGAGCTGGGCTACGATCGCACCACAATCGACTACGTAGCTCAGCAGGCCGAAGTTTCGACCGCCACGCTATACAAGCACTTTCCTAGCAAGGCCGATCTGTTTGGCGGCATTATGGCGCAGGTTTGGCGCACAGACCAGATTAGCGCGAGGCCCATCTCTACGGACTTGCCGTCGCGTGATGCTCTGACAGCCATCGGTCAAGAATATGCTCAGCTGCTGATGAGTCCAACCATTCAAGCCCTGTTTCGGGTCATTATCGCGGAGGCTCCCCGGTTTCCCGAGTTGGGCACTGAGCTGTATTACCGGGGCAAGGAGCCTTTTCTGAAGCGGCTGAACGTTTACCTAGAGGCTCAGAATGAGGCAGGGCAGTTGGCGGTTGGGGAGGTTGCGATCGCAACCCGCCAGTTCCTCGGCATGATCAACGACATCATCTTCTGGCCCCGATTTCTGATTATGGACCTGCAGGTGAGCGAGCAGGAAGTTGAGACGGTGATTGAGAACGCCGTAGAAACGTTTTTAGCCCGCTACGGAGTCGTTCAGTAG
- a CDS encoding SWIM zinc finger family protein encodes MSKFSRTWWGLKFIEAMEELSDSGRLSRGRSYANNGKVSHFEIRDGLVTAQVKGSVNPYYGVYKEPLYSTTIEFQPISKAKWGVAIALIASKASLISRLLLNEIPDNIEDSFATLGLTLLPHSRKDFKANCSCPDWGNPCKHIAGVYYLVAAELDRDPFLLFELRGLSRADLHKELAKSPLGQALSAELQLEQRPPQPVTSYYTRLQTAPAAPITSLRDFWQGAKRLPQTMEPLPETRVSGIAVKKQGDYPAFWHRDNSFLEAMETLYDQVKNKGPL; translated from the coding sequence ATGAGCAAATTCAGCCGTACTTGGTGGGGCCTGAAATTTATTGAAGCAATGGAAGAACTTTCTGACTCAGGCCGCTTAAGCCGGGGCCGATCCTACGCCAATAACGGCAAGGTCAGCCACTTTGAAATCCGAGACGGGTTAGTAACTGCTCAGGTCAAAGGTTCCGTCAATCCCTATTATGGGGTTTACAAAGAGCCGCTCTACAGCACCACAATTGAGTTTCAGCCAATCAGTAAGGCGAAGTGGGGAGTTGCGATCGCACTCATTGCCTCGAAAGCCAGCCTAATCTCCCGCCTGCTGCTCAACGAAATTCCCGACAACATCGAAGACTCCTTTGCCACCTTGGGGCTAACGCTACTGCCCCACAGTCGCAAGGATTTCAAGGCCAATTGCTCCTGCCCCGATTGGGGCAACCCCTGCAAGCACATCGCCGGAGTTTATTACCTAGTCGCCGCCGAACTTGATCGCGACCCCTTTCTGCTGTTTGAGCTGCGGGGGCTGTCGCGAGCAGACCTGCACAAGGAACTGGCTAAATCTCCCCTAGGCCAAGCCCTCTCTGCCGAACTTCAGCTAGAGCAACGCCCGCCCCAGCCCGTTACTTCGTACTACACCCGTCTGCAAACGGCTCCAGCAGCACCCATCACCAGCCTGCGCGACTTTTGGCAGGGGGCCAAACGCCTGCCCCAAACCATGGAGCCGCTGCCCGAAACTCGTGTCTCCGGCATCGCCGTGAAAAAACAGGGCGATTACCCCGCCTTCTGGCACCGCGACAACTCTTTTTTAGAGGCGATGGAAACCCTTTACGACCAGGTCAAGAACAAAGGCCCGCTATAG
- a CDS encoding DEAD/DEAH box helicase, producing the protein MQILHGTWIPQAGEDFVQQGAFYLWVETTEHKRFRQPSQRHPRQLVAEDLAEMLTQELGIQPLGRHPLKDVISPQYFLLPTVDGQPLPSLELSRYLEEEPPDTFEFQYWQVDCYPTVGPAKRGGLVNTVIPLLNDLHFLALHNLAEIQLGIDLLFWFHFTQGLKRIIVRDQYIPALRYRELGKVEGKQAESKKGKPGSKGTGGRASRSAAAAGQKKAAATGKKRAAASQTIEVEAKPVGGKFEIYPGWEFIGADYEDLIQQSLEYMPLACAAGFAEVPETPQFYDRNSLLRHFAECLLTEIVTHAPITQAYEKTIAESLIHDCLSPGGKAWGSAARLEQYRQWQAWRDRISRTQTDQAFYLCFQLRDPATPEDAWELQFQVAAKQDPSLRVALEDYWRMRAEQRQHVQAHMGQDFEQQLLLNLGYAARIYSDLWRGLETDEPVGIFLNLEAAFGFLKEAAWVLEDAGYKVVVPAWWTPQGRQRAKVRLRAKGKSLSGGEDKAKSYFSLDRLVEYQYDLAIGGEPVSEQEWHQLVNAKTPLVQFRGQWMELDQDKMKQMLEFWQAQQQENPELSLLDFMKLTAGEDDSLEIDVDRDNSLADMLAKLGDKNRLQPIDNPQTLAGQLREYQKRGVSWLQYLEQLGLNGCLADDMGLGKTIQVIARLLQEREALEEPGQPAKIPPTLLIAPTSVVGNWAREIQKFAPNLKAAVHHGSERAKDAKTFKQICRDHDVLITSFALARKDAKLLNDIQWHRIVLDEAQNIKNPKAALTKSILKLEAPHRLALTGTPIENRLLDLWSIFNFLNPGYLGNQTQFRRSFELPIQKSGDPRQSTTLKKLVEPFILRRVKTDQSIIKDLPDKVEQKLYCNLTKEQASLYEAVVKDVEEQILQTEGIQRKGLILATLTKLKQVCNHPMQFLQDGSEFTPERSHKLTRLSEMVEEAVEEGESLLIFTQFRELGDALEKYLRHTCRRNTYYLHGGTTQPKREQMIREFQDPETEPSIFVLSLKAGGVGITLTKANHVFHFDRWWNPAVEDQATDRAFRIGQQKNVFVHKFVAVGTLEERIDEMIEDKKKLAGAIVGADESWLTELDNDAFRQLIALNKSAIME; encoded by the coding sequence ACCTTTGAGTTTCAGTACTGGCAGGTAGACTGCTACCCAACGGTTGGGCCTGCGAAACGAGGTGGACTGGTCAATACCGTCATTCCCCTGCTCAACGATCTGCACTTTTTAGCGCTGCACAACCTGGCCGAAATTCAGCTCGGCATAGACCTGCTGTTTTGGTTTCACTTCACCCAGGGCCTAAAGCGGATTATTGTCAGGGACCAGTATATTCCGGCTCTACGGTATCGGGAGCTGGGGAAGGTAGAAGGTAAGCAGGCAGAGAGTAAGAAGGGGAAGCCGGGGAGCAAGGGAACTGGGGGGCGGGCAAGCCGGAGTGCGGCTGCTGCGGGACAAAAGAAGGCGGCGGCAACGGGAAAGAAGCGAGCGGCGGCTAGTCAAACGATTGAGGTCGAGGCGAAGCCGGTAGGGGGCAAGTTTGAGATTTATCCGGGTTGGGAGTTTATCGGGGCGGATTACGAAGATCTGATACAGCAGTCGCTGGAGTACATGCCGTTGGCCTGTGCAGCGGGCTTTGCAGAAGTGCCAGAAACGCCTCAGTTTTACGATCGCAACTCCCTCCTGCGCCACTTTGCCGAATGCCTGCTGACCGAGATTGTCACCCATGCCCCTATTACCCAGGCGTATGAGAAGACCATTGCAGAGTCTCTGATCCACGATTGTTTAAGCCCAGGCGGCAAAGCTTGGGGGTCGGCAGCGAGGCTAGAGCAGTACCGGCAGTGGCAGGCGTGGCGCGATCGCATCTCCCGCACCCAGACCGACCAAGCGTTTTACCTCTGCTTTCAGCTGCGAGATCCGGCCACACCCGAAGATGCTTGGGAGCTTCAGTTTCAAGTGGCCGCTAAGCAAGACCCCTCCCTGCGGGTAGCGCTAGAAGACTATTGGCGAATGCGGGCCGAGCAGCGTCAGCATGTGCAGGCTCACATGGGGCAAGACTTTGAGCAACAGCTCTTGCTGAACCTGGGTTATGCCGCCCGGATCTACTCAGACCTGTGGCGCGGGCTAGAAACCGACGAACCTGTAGGCATTTTTCTGAATCTGGAGGCAGCCTTTGGTTTTCTCAAAGAGGCGGCCTGGGTGCTAGAAGATGCCGGATACAAGGTGGTCGTTCCGGCCTGGTGGACTCCCCAGGGCAGGCAGCGGGCCAAGGTGCGGCTGCGCGCTAAGGGCAAGTCCCTCAGCGGCGGCGAGGATAAGGCCAAGTCCTACTTCTCATTGGATCGGCTGGTGGAGTATCAGTATGACCTGGCCATCGGCGGCGAACCCGTTAGCGAGCAGGAGTGGCACCAGCTAGTCAACGCCAAAACGCCCCTAGTTCAGTTTCGGGGCCAGTGGATGGAGCTAGACCAAGACAAAATGAAGCAAATGCTCGAGTTTTGGCAGGCCCAGCAGCAAGAAAACCCAGAGCTAAGCCTGCTCGACTTCATGAAGCTAACGGCAGGAGAAGACGACAGCCTAGAAATCGATGTGGATCGAGACAACAGTCTGGCCGATATGCTGGCTAAGCTAGGCGACAAAAACCGACTCCAGCCTATCGACAATCCTCAAACCCTAGCAGGCCAGCTGCGCGAGTACCAAAAGCGAGGCGTCTCCTGGCTGCAGTATCTAGAGCAGCTGGGTTTAAACGGCTGTCTGGCCGACGACATGGGCCTAGGCAAAACCATCCAGGTAATCGCCCGCCTATTGCAAGAGCGAGAAGCCCTGGAAGAGCCGGGTCAGCCTGCCAAAATTCCGCCGACGCTGCTGATCGCTCCGACTTCGGTGGTGGGCAACTGGGCCAGAGAAATTCAGAAGTTCGCCCCCAACCTCAAAGCGGCTGTGCACCACGGCAGCGAACGGGCCAAAGATGCCAAAACCTTCAAGCAGATCTGCCGCGACCACGACGTGCTGATCACCTCCTTTGCCCTGGCCCGCAAAGATGCCAAGCTGCTGAACGATATTCAGTGGCACCGCATCGTGCTGGATGAAGCCCAGAACATCAAAAACCCCAAAGCCGCCCTGACCAAATCCATCCTGAAGCTAGAGGCTCCCCATCGGCTGGCCCTGACAGGCACCCCCATCGAAAACCGCCTGCTCGATCTGTGGTCGATCTTCAACTTTCTCAATCCGGGCTACCTGGGCAACCAGACCCAGTTTCGCCGCAGCTTTGAGCTACCTATCCAGAAAAGCGGCGACCCGCGCCAGTCAACTACTCTGAAAAAGCTGGTGGAACCGTTTATTCTACGACGGGTGAAAACCGACCAGTCCATCATCAAAGACCTGCCCGATAAGGTTGAGCAAAAGCTGTACTGCAACCTCACCAAGGAACAGGCATCGCTCTACGAAGCGGTAGTCAAAGATGTTGAGGAGCAGATCCTGCAAACCGAGGGCATTCAGCGCAAGGGCCTGATTTTGGCTACCCTCACCAAGCTGAAGCAGGTGTGCAACCACCCCATGCAGTTTTTGCAGGACGGCAGCGAGTTTACCCCCGAGCGATCGCACAAGCTCACCCGCCTCAGTGAAATGGTCGAAGAGGCCGTGGAAGAAGGCGAAAGCCTGCTGATTTTCACCCAGTTCCGAGAGCTGGGGGATGCTTTGGAAAAGTATCTGCGCCACACCTGTCGCCGCAACACCTACTACCTGCACGGCGGCACCACCCAGCCCAAACGGGAGCAGATGATCCGCGAATTTCAAGACCCCGAAACTGAGCCTTCGATCTTTGTGCTGTCCCTAAAAGCGGGGGGTGTAGGCATTACCCTGACCAAAGCTAACCACGTCTTCCACTTCGATCGCTGGTGGAACCCGGCCGTTGAAGACCAGGCTACCGACCGAGCCTTCCGCATCGGCCAGCAGAAGAATGTCTTTGTCCACAAGTTCGTTGCTGTGGGGACGCTGGAGGAACGCATTGACGAGATGATTGAGGACAAGAAAAAGCTAGCAGGAGCCATCGTTGGAGCTGATGAATCTTGGCTGACTGAGTTGGATAACGACGCCTTTAGGCAACTCATCGCGCTTAACAAGAGCGCCATTATGGAGTGA